A section of the Eublepharis macularius isolate TG4126 chromosome 1, MPM_Emac_v1.0, whole genome shotgun sequence genome encodes:
- the UBE2Q1 gene encoding ubiquitin-conjugating enzyme E2 Q1: protein MQRAGPGGAGPGAVLGAGPGRALLRRELRLLESIFHRGHERFRIARACPDELGCEFLPGPAGGGPVRIHGNITESYPAVPPIWSVESDDPNLAAILERLADVKKGNTLLLQHLKRIISDLCKLYNLPQHPDVEMLDQPLPAEQSTQEEVSSEEEDEEMPEDTEELDHYEMKEEEPAEGKKAEDDGIGKENLAILEKIKKNQRQDYLNGAVSGSVQATDRLMKELRDIYRSASFKGGNYAVELVNDSLYDWNVKLLKVDEDSALHSDLQILKEKEGTDFILLNFTFKDNFPFDPPFVRVVSPVLSGGYVLGGGAICMELLTKQGWSSAYSVESVIMQISATLVKGKARVQFGANKNQYSLTRAQQSYKSLVQIHEKNGWYTPPKEDG from the exons ATGCAGCGCGCGGGgccgggcggggcggggcctggCGCCGTGCTGGGGGCGGGGCCGGGGCGCGCGCTGCTGAGGCGGGAGCTGCGGCTGCTCGAGTCCATCTTCCACCGCGGGCACGAGCGCTTCCGCATCGCCCGCGCCTGCCCGGACGAGCTGGGCTGCGAGTTCCTGCCCGGCCCGGCCGGCGGCGGGCCCGTCCGTATCCATGGCAACATCACG GAGTCTTATCCGGCTGTCCCTCCAATATGGTCGGTGGAATCGGACGATCCCAACTTAGCGGCCATCCTGGAGAGGCTAGCCGACGTGAAGAAAGGAAACACGTTG CTGTTGCAGCACCTGAAGCGGATCATTTCAGACCTCTGCAAGCTCTACAACCTTCCGCAGCATCCAGATGTTGAGATGCTGGACCAGCCTCTGCCTGCAGAGCAG AGCACACAGGAAGAAGTGTCctctgaagaagaagatgaggagATGCCAGAG GACACGGAAGAACTGGATCATTAcgagatgaaggaggaggagccgGCGGAAGGGAAGAAGGCGGAGGACGACGGCATCGGCAAGGAGAACCTGGCCATCCttgagaaaataaaaaagaaccaGAGGCAAGATTACTTAAAT GGGGCAGTGTCTGGGTCCGTGCAGGCCACCGACCGGCTAATGAAGGAGCTCAGGGATATTTACCGATCGGCAAGTTTCAAGGGCG GAAACTATGCAGTTGAACTAGTGAACGACAGCTTGTACGACTGGAATGTCAAACTCCTGAA GGTGGACGAAGACAGCGCTTTGCACAGTGATTTGCAGATCctcaaagaaaaagaggggacagATTTCATTCTCCTTAACTTCACCTTTAAG gaTAACTTTCCCTTCGACCCGCCCTTCGTAAGAGTCGTGTCTCCTGTGCTCTCGGGAGG GTATGTCCTGGGTGGAGGAGCTATTTGCATGGAGCTTCTGACGAAGCAG GGCTGGAGCAGCGCCTATTCAGTGGAATCTGTGATCATGCAGATCAGCGCGACGTTGGTGAAAGGCAAAGCCCGGGTTCAGTTTGGCGCCAACAAA AACCAGTACAGCCTGACGAGAGCGCAACAGTCATACAAGTCCCTGGTCCAGATCCACGAGAAGAATG GCTGGTACACGCCCCCCAAGGAAGACGGATAG